The Stenotrophomonas indicatrix DNA segment GCGTCGCCGGCCGCCGCAAGTGCGCGGTCGTCTCCGGCGGCAACATCGATGCCGGCGTGCTCGCCGGCCTGCTCACCGATATCCGCCCGCGCCCGCCACGCAAACCGCGCCGACGCCGGACGGAAACTCCGCGCTCGCCCGGCAAGGCGACCGCCACCGCTTTCCCACCGCCTTCCCCTTCCCCCCTGCAAGCCGTCGCACCCGCTGTCGAGGAGATTTCCCTGTGACCACCATCGAACGAATTACCACCCCGCGCATCCGCATCTTCGACACCACCCTGCGTGACGGCGAGCAGTCCCCCGGCTGCAGCATGAGCCCGCCGCAGAAGCTGGTGATGGCGCGTGCGCTGGACGAACTGGGCGTGGACATCATCGAGACCGGCTTCCCGGCCAGCTCGCAGTCCGACCGCGAAGCGATGGCCCTGATCGGCCGCGAACTGCGCCGCCCGAGCCTGAGCCTGGCGGTACTGTCACGCTGCCTGCAGGCGGACATCGAGACCTCGGCGCGCGCGCTGGAAGCCGCTGCCAACCCGCGCCTGCATGTGTTCCTGTCGACCAGCCCGCTGCACCGTGAGCACAAGCTGCGGATGACGCGTGAGCAGGTACTGGAGTCGGTACGCAAGCATGTATCGCTGGCCCGCTCCTACATCGACGATGTCGAGTTCTCCGCCGAGGACGCCACCCGCACCGAGCTGGATTACCTGATTGAAGTCTCGCGCGTGGCGATCGCTGCCGGCGCCACCACCATCAACCTGCCCGACACCGTCGGCTTCACCACGCCGGAAGAAATCCGCACGATGTTCCAGCAGGTCATCGCGGGCGTCGCCGATGTGCCCAACGCAGGCAACGTGATCTTCAGCGCACACTGCCACAACGACCTGGGCCTGGCCGTGGCCAACTCACTGGCCGCCATCGAAGGTGGCGCGCGCCAGGTCGAATGCACCGTCAACGGCATTGGTGAACGCGCCGGCAACTGCTCGCTGGAAGAGATCGCGATGGTGCTGAAGGTGCGCCAGGCGTTCTACGAGCAGGACACCGCCATCGACACCCCGCGCATCGTCGGTACTTCGCAGCTGCTGCAGCGCCTGGTCGGCATGCCGGTACAGCGCAACAAGGCCATCGTAGGCGCCAATGCCTTTGCCCATGAATCGGGTATCCACCAGCACGGCATGCTGCGCCACCGCGGCACCTACGAAATCATGCGTCCGGAAGACGTGGGCTGGGAGGACTCGCAGATGGTGCTGGGCCGCCACAGTGGCCGTGCCGCCGTCGAAGCGCGCCTGCGCGCACTGGGCTTCTGGCTGGAAGAAGACGAGCTGAAGCTGGTGTTCGAGCAGTTCAAGGGCCTGTGCGAGCAGCAGCGCGTGGTCACCGACGCCGACCTGCAGACACTGATGCAGGGCGGCTCCAACGCACAGGGCTACCGCCTGGCCTCGATGACCATCAGCGATGTCGGCAGCCGTGCCAATGCGCTGGTCGAACTGTCCGACCCGGACGGCAACCGCGTGGCCGAGACCGCACAGGGCGATGGCCCGGTCGATGCACTGTTCGGCGCGCTGTCGGCCGCTACCGGCGTGCAGCTGATGCTGGACAGCTACCACGTGCACAGCGTCGGCATCGGTGCCGATGCGCGCGGCGAAGCCAACCTGAGCGTGCGCCACGAAGGCGTCGAGTACGACGGCACCGGCACCAGCAAGGACATCATCGAAGCATCCGCGCTGGCCTGGCTGGACGTAGCCAACCGCCTGCTGCGCCAGCGCCAGGCCAACGCCGGCGTCAGCACTGAAACACCTGCCACTGCCACCGCCTGAGGAATCCAGGATGAGCGCCTTCGACACCGCAACCGCCACCAGCAGCGCAGGCCAGCAGTGGAATGCCCAGGACTATGCGATCGACGCCGGCTTCGTGCCGACCCTCGGTGGCGCCGTAGCGCGCCTGCTCGACGCGCGGGCCGGCGAGCGCATCCTCGACCTGGGCTGTGGCGATGGCGTACTCACCACCGAACTGGCCCTCAGCGGTGCACACATGCAGGGCGTCGATGCTTCACCGGAAATGGTGATCGCCGCACGTGCACGGGGCGTCGATGCGCGGGTGATGGACGGCCACGCCCTGACCTTCGACGGCGCGTTCGATGCGGTGTTCAGCAACGCAGCGCTGCATTGGATGCCCAACCCGGACCGCGTGCTGGAAGGCGTGCGCCGCGCCCTGCGCCCCGGCGGCCGTTTCGTCGCCGAGTTCGGCGGTCATGGCAACGTGGCCACGATCGTTGCCGCCGTGCAGGCCGCGCGCGTCGCCCATGGCCAGGGTGCCAGCACATTCCAGTGGTACTTCCCCACCGCCGATGGCTACGCCGAACGCCTGCGCCAGCATGGCTTCCAGGTGCGGCTGATCGAATGCCTGCCACGCCCGACCGCACTGCCGACCGGCGTTGCCGGCTGGCTGCGCGTGTTCGCCGCACCGCTGCTGGACGACCTGCCGGCCGAGGCGCGCGCCACGGTGCGCGATGCCGCCACCGCCCTGCTGGCCGATCTGCCGCGCAACGCCACCGGACAGCCGCTGGCCGACTACGTGCGCCTGCGCGTGCTCGCACGTCGGCGCTGACCTGACCCTGCTACTTTCTCTTCGATGTCCGCTACTTCGTACTCCTGCCAGGCAAACGCATGACTTCCGCACCCCGCACCCTGTACGACAAACTGTGGGACGCCCACGTGGTGGTTCCAGAAACCGACAGCGCGCCCGCCGTGCTGTATATCGACCTGCACCTGATCCATGAAGTGACCTCGCCGCAGGCCTTCACCGAACTGCGCGAGCGCGGCCTGAAGCCGCGCCGTCCGGACCGGACCAAGGCGACGATGGACCATTCCACGCCGACCCTGCCAGCCGCCGCCGACGGTACGCTGCCCTACGCCAGCGCTGCCTCCGAAGCGCAGGTCGCCATGCTGGCGCGCAACTGCGCCGAGCACGGCATCGAACTGTTCGACATGGCCTCGGACAATCGCGGCATCGTCCACGTGATCGCCCCGGAACAGGGTTTCACCCAGCCCGGCATGACCATCGTCTGCGGCGACAGCCACACCTCCACCCACGGCGCGTTCGGGTCGCTGGCCTTCGGCATCGGCACCAGCGAAGTCGGCCACGTGCTGGCCACGCAGTGCCTGCTGCAGCGAAAGGCCAAAACACTGGCGATCACCGTCGATGGCGAGGTCGCACCGGGTATCGGCGCCAAGGACGTGGTGCTGCACATCATCGGCGTGATCGGCGTGAATGGCGGCACCGGCCACGTGATCGAGTTCCGCGGCAGCACCATCGAAGCGATGGACATGGAACAGCGCATGACCCTGTGCAACATGTCGATCGAAGCCGGTGCACGCGCCGGAATGGTCGCTCCCGACCAGGTGACGTTCGACTTCGTTGCCAATACACCACGTGGCCCGAAGGGCGCCGACTTCGACGCCGCCGTGGCCCGCTGGACGCAGCTGCGCAGTGATGAAGGCGCGCGCTTCGACAGCGAGGTGCACATCGATGCTGCCGATATCCGCCCGACCCTGACCTGGGGCACCCATCCGGGCACCGCCATCGCTGTGGACGCGCCGATCCCGGCGGCCAACGATGCCGCCGCGCAGAAGGGCCTGGATTACATGCAATTCCAGGCGGGACAGACGCTGGCCGGCACACCGGTGGACGTGGTCTTCGTCGGCTCCTGCACCAACGGCCGCCTGAGCGACATGCGCGAAGTGGCGCAGGTGCTGCGCGGTCGTCGCGTCGCCGAGCGCGTGCGCATGCTGGTGGTCCCCGGCTCTGAAATCGTCAAGCGCCAGGCCGAGGCCGAGGGCATCCACGAGATCGTGCGCGCGGCCGGTGCCGAGTGGCGCGAGCCGGGGTGTTCCATGTGCATCGCCATGAATGGCGATCTGGTCGCCCCCGGCCAACTGGCGGTCAGCACCAGCAACCGCAATTTCGAAGGCCGCCAGGGCCCGGGCTCGCGCACCCTGCTGGCCTCGCCGATGAGTGCCGCCTGGGCCGCCGTGCAGGGCCACGTGGCCGATGCCCGTGAACTGTTCGCACAGGAGGTGGCCTGATGAGCGGCTTCCGTACCCTGCGTTCGGCCAGCGTGGTGCTGCGCCAGACCAATATCGATACCGACCAGATCATTCCGGCGCGGTTCCTGTCCACCACCGAACGCGCCGGGCTGGGCCGCAATGCGTTCAACGACTGGCGCTGGCAGGCCGATGGTTCGCCGGTGGCCGACTTCGCCTTCAACCAGCCGCACAACGCTGGCCGCAGCATCCTGCTGGCCGGGCGCAACTTCGGCTGCGGCTCATCGCGCGAGCATGCACCCTGGGCGCTGACCGACCTCGGCCTGCGCGCCATCGTCAGCAGCGAGATCGCCGACATTTTCCGCGGCAATTCGCTGAAGAACGGGCTGCTGCCGATCGTGCTGGACGAAGCCGACGTACAGGTGCTGATGCAGCGCCCGGACGATGAACTGACCATCGACGTGGCCGCGTGCGAGCTGCGCACGCCCGATGGCCGCATCTACTCCTTCCCGTTGGACGGCTTCTCGCAGACCTGTCTGCTGGAAGGCGTCGATCAGCTGGGTTATCTGTTGGGCCGTGTCCCTGAAATCGAACGTTACGAGAGTGAGCATGCACGCTGAGATTGTTGTCCTGCCCGGTGATGGCATCGGCCCGGAAGTGGCCGCCGCCGCGGTTGCCGTTCTGAACGCCGTCGCCGAACGCTTCAACCACACCTTCACCTTCAGCGAGCACGATATCGGTGGCATCGCCATCGACCGCCATGGCGAGCCGCTGCCGGCCTCGACCCTTGCCGCCTGCCAGGCCGCCAACGCGGTGCTGCTGGGCGCGGTGGGCGGCCCGAAGTGGTCCGACCCGAACGCCAAGGTGCGCCCGGAACAGGGCCTGCTGGCGATCCGCAAGGCGCTGGGCCTGTATGCCAACCTGCGTCCGGTGCGCACCCATGAAGCCGCACTGCACGCATCGCCGATCAAGGCCGAGCTGCTGCAGGGTGTGGACTTCGTGGTGGTGCGCGAACTGACCGGTGGCATCTACTTCGGCGACAAGACCCGCGATGCCGACAGCGCCAGCGATCTGTGCCGCTACACCGTGGCCGAGATCGAGCGCGTGCTGCGCAGTGGCTTCCGCCTGGCGCAGCAGCGGCGCGGCAAGGTCACCTCGGTGGACAAGGCCAACGTGCTGGAAACCTCACGCCTGTGGCGCGACGTGGCCACGCGCATCGGCCGCGAGGAGTTCCCGGACGTCGCGCTGGAACACCAGCTGGTCGATTCGATGGCGATGCACCTGCTGGCCAAGCCGCGCGAATACGACGTGATCGTGACCGAGAACATGTTCGGCGACATCCTCACCGATGAAGCCTCGATGCTGGCCGGTTCGCTGGGCCTGCTGCCATCGGCATCGCTGGGCGAGCCGGGGGCGGTGGGCATCTACGAACCGATCCATGGCTCGGCACCGGACATCGCCGGCAAGGGCATCGCCAACCCGTACGCGACGATCTTCAGCGCGGCGATGCTGCTGCGCCATTCGCTGGGGCTGGAAGCCGAAGCTGCAGCGGTGGAAGCGGCGGTGCATGCGGTGCTGGACGATGGCGTATTCACCGCGGATCTGGCCGCCAAGGGGCACGCAGTGAGCACGGCGACGGCCACCGACGCGGTGCTGGCCAAGCTGGGATGACACAGGCGGGTGCCGGGACATGCCCGGCACCCTTTGCATGTCAATCGGTAGCGCCGCCCTACCCCGCCTGCTGTTGGTTGCCCGGCATGAGATCAGCTCAGCGCGTGGTGCTGCGCGCGTAATCGCTGGTGCAACCGGCAACAACGCGGCCTTCGTTGGTGCGCATCACGATGTGCTGTGGGATCCAACTGCCACCGCTGAAAGCAACCGGCGGCAACAGGCGCTGCCAGGCAGCCTTGCCGCCCCTGTGCGAGGTGTCCAAGCCTGCCTGGGCAAGCACGGGCTCCAGCGCAACGTCACCAAGATCCGCGCCGAAGAAGCCACCGAACGCCAGCGCAATCGTGTGCGTGGAAACGCCGTACGCCTGGATGGGCGCCTGCAATCCGATCAGCAGCAGGTGCAGATCATCATCGCCGACGATGTAGTCCACCTCGTTGACCGAACGGACTTCCTGCGGCCATTCGAACTGCGGCTGTTCGTAAAGCCGCTGCCAGAACGCCTGCAGCCGGCGCATGCTGCCTTCGTCGGCGCGGCAGTGGATGGCATCCTGCAGGTCCTGGACTTCAACAACCGGCAGCTGACGTTCGGCTGCCCCGTTACCCCTCGTGGAAGGAGCGC contains these protein-coding regions:
- a CDS encoding 2-isopropylmalate synthase; the encoded protein is MTTIERITTPRIRIFDTTLRDGEQSPGCSMSPPQKLVMARALDELGVDIIETGFPASSQSDREAMALIGRELRRPSLSLAVLSRCLQADIETSARALEAAANPRLHVFLSTSPLHREHKLRMTREQVLESVRKHVSLARSYIDDVEFSAEDATRTELDYLIEVSRVAIAAGATTINLPDTVGFTTPEEIRTMFQQVIAGVADVPNAGNVIFSAHCHNDLGLAVANSLAAIEGGARQVECTVNGIGERAGNCSLEEIAMVLKVRQAFYEQDTAIDTPRIVGTSQLLQRLVGMPVQRNKAIVGANAFAHESGIHQHGMLRHRGTYEIMRPEDVGWEDSQMVLGRHSGRAAVEARLRALGFWLEEDELKLVFEQFKGLCEQQRVVTDADLQTLMQGGSNAQGYRLASMTISDVGSRANALVELSDPDGNRVAETAQGDGPVDALFGALSAATGVQLMLDSYHVHSVGIGADARGEANLSVRHEGVEYDGTGTSKDIIEASALAWLDVANRLLRQRQANAGVSTETPATATA
- the leuD gene encoding 3-isopropylmalate dehydratase small subunit; this translates as MSGFRTLRSASVVLRQTNIDTDQIIPARFLSTTERAGLGRNAFNDWRWQADGSPVADFAFNQPHNAGRSILLAGRNFGCGSSREHAPWALTDLGLRAIVSSEIADIFRGNSLKNGLLPIVLDEADVQVLMQRPDDELTIDVAACELRTPDGRIYSFPLDGFSQTCLLEGVDQLGYLLGRVPEIERYESEHAR
- the leuB gene encoding 3-isopropylmalate dehydrogenase yields the protein MHAEIVVLPGDGIGPEVAAAAVAVLNAVAERFNHTFTFSEHDIGGIAIDRHGEPLPASTLAACQAANAVLLGAVGGPKWSDPNAKVRPEQGLLAIRKALGLYANLRPVRTHEAALHASPIKAELLQGVDFVVVRELTGGIYFGDKTRDADSASDLCRYTVAEIERVLRSGFRLAQQRRGKVTSVDKANVLETSRLWRDVATRIGREEFPDVALEHQLVDSMAMHLLAKPREYDVIVTENMFGDILTDEASMLAGSLGLLPSASLGEPGAVGIYEPIHGSAPDIAGKGIANPYATIFSAAMLLRHSLGLEAEAAAVEAAVHAVLDDGVFTADLAAKGHAVSTATATDAVLAKLG
- a CDS encoding trans-aconitate 2-methyltransferase, whose product is MSAFDTATATSSAGQQWNAQDYAIDAGFVPTLGGAVARLLDARAGERILDLGCGDGVLTTELALSGAHMQGVDASPEMVIAARARGVDARVMDGHALTFDGAFDAVFSNAALHWMPNPDRVLEGVRRALRPGGRFVAEFGGHGNVATIVAAVQAARVAHGQGASTFQWYFPTADGYAERLRQHGFQVRLIECLPRPTALPTGVAGWLRVFAAPLLDDLPAEARATVRDAATALLADLPRNATGQPLADYVRLRVLARRR
- the leuC gene encoding 3-isopropylmalate dehydratase large subunit, translated to MTSAPRTLYDKLWDAHVVVPETDSAPAVLYIDLHLIHEVTSPQAFTELRERGLKPRRPDRTKATMDHSTPTLPAAADGTLPYASAASEAQVAMLARNCAEHGIELFDMASDNRGIVHVIAPEQGFTQPGMTIVCGDSHTSTHGAFGSLAFGIGTSEVGHVLATQCLLQRKAKTLAITVDGEVAPGIGAKDVVLHIIGVIGVNGGTGHVIEFRGSTIEAMDMEQRMTLCNMSIEAGARAGMVAPDQVTFDFVANTPRGPKGADFDAAVARWTQLRSDEGARFDSEVHIDAADIRPTLTWGTHPGTAIAVDAPIPAANDAAAQKGLDYMQFQAGQTLAGTPVDVVFVGSCTNGRLSDMREVAQVLRGRRVAERVRMLVVPGSEIVKRQAEAEGIHEIVRAAGAEWREPGCSMCIAMNGDLVAPGQLAVSTSNRNFEGRQGPGSRTLLASPMSAAWAAVQGHVADARELFAQEVA